Genomic segment of Solidesulfovibrio fructosivorans JJ]:
CGGTGTTGCCGTCCTTTCTCGCACTGCCGTTTATGGCCAGCACCTTCATTGCCTTTCTCCTTTCTTGAGCGCCTTGCCCGCGCTCCAGGCGTCGGCGACATGGTCCCCGAGCGTCCAATAGCGGTTGTCGGGCATGGTGAGCAGAAGCGGCTTGTACTTCGCCACATCCGGCTTGCCGTCGGTGAGGATTTCGCCGTCGGCCCAACCGGCCTTGATTTCGCCGATGAAAAACGTGTGCTGCGGCAGGTCCACGGCCTGGAAAAGGGTCATCTCCAGGCACAGCGGGCACTGGCGGATCATGGGCGCGCCCGCGACCTCGCCGGAAAACACGTCGAAGAGCGCGGCCTTGTCCGCCTTGCGCCCGGACACGAGCCCGCAGTAATCGGTTTTCTCCACAAGCCCCGGCCCGGGCAGGCACAGGGAAAACGCGCCGTTTTCCCGGATGCCCTGGGCCGT
This window contains:
- a CDS encoding flavin reductase family protein, with amino-acid sequence MEKVRLDPEILPPMPVTLVGAMVEGRPNFMAAAWVTRVGHKPPMIGVSINHRQYTAQGIRENGAFSLCLPGPGLVEKTDYCGLVSGRKADKAALFDVFSGEVAGAPMIRQCPLCLEMTLFQAVDLPQHTFFIGEIKAGWADGEILTDGKPDVAKYKPLLLTMPDNRYWTLGDHVADAWSAGKALKKGERQ